In one window of Pseudodesulfovibrio sediminis DNA:
- a CDS encoding efflux RND transporter permease subunit, with protein sequence MDIIGTAIRKPVAVLVGVILVAMFGLVALFSLPYQLSPNVTEPVISVTTTWSGATPYEMERDVVEEQEKVLKGIPGLTQMESANYNARSELTLKFEIGTEIDNALLRVSNKLDEVPEYPDDVDRPIISATGASTSPVIWLILETLPGNDQDITTYLTYFENDIRQYIERVNGVADLFVGGGREDEMHIIVDPVKLASYNLTVTELIDVLKSENVSLSAGTLGVGRRDYRIRTPAEFKTPEDIQSVVISSSGQFRVTLGDVATVARGNEKATVAMLYNGKTGMVVGIKPEPGTNVLAMTDEVHKVIEDLNAGPLAEKGVHFNWVYDQRPYINGAIDLVQNNIIIGSILAIVVLFVFLQSFSSTIIVAVSIPVSIIGAFIMFAAAGRSLNIVSMAGISFAVGMLVDNAIVVLENVDRHRHMGKSAFRAAYDGTNEVWGAVLASTLTTVAVFLPVVFMEQEAGQLFKDIAIAVTCAIALSLFVSVLVIPMLANQFYGIAERKQGKRKAADGPRKPAGLSIAKAALKPLTAIGGKMADGITALLRLSLANWVNRLVTIVCLTAMSVLMVVTMFPKMEYLPQGNRNLVLNILIPPPGLSYQERFDIGKHVFNEVEPYMGKRVGDIPGIESMFFVSAPTINLFGAISTEEQNASGLIPLFMRVLNSIPGMFGVSLQASIFEQGLGEGRVINVDFSGENLDQLVAAAGTMFGMTSQAIQGAQIRPIPSLELLYPEVRFHPYRDRVKAVGLTSSDLGTALDVILDGRTIGDFKEEGKKKIDLVLKGSTRDVATPEELYSQLVATPKGWAVPLSSLADMENTYGVTQIRHLERKRTITLQVTPPTDMPLQSAMEVIEQQLIPGVQKTGLMEGVSVRLSGAADKLTVTRDALKWNFILALIITYLLMSALFENFIYPLIILFTVPLAGAGGFLGLWLENIFIAQQPLDILTMLGFVILIGVVVNNAILIVHQSLGNIREHGMEHREAVIEATRTRLRPIYMSATTSVFGMLPLAVAPGPGSELYRGLGAVVLGGLALSTVFTVFVIPALLMFVIGMEKPRKQGDTSL encoded by the coding sequence ATGGATATTATAGGAACCGCCATACGAAAACCCGTGGCCGTGCTCGTGGGTGTCATCCTGGTCGCCATGTTCGGCCTGGTTGCCCTGTTCAGCCTGCCGTATCAGCTCTCGCCGAACGTGACGGAGCCTGTCATCAGCGTCACCACAACATGGTCTGGCGCGACGCCCTACGAAATGGAGCGCGATGTTGTCGAGGAACAGGAAAAGGTGCTCAAGGGCATCCCCGGCCTGACCCAGATGGAGAGCGCCAACTACAACGCCCGTTCGGAGCTGACCCTGAAGTTTGAGATCGGTACCGAGATCGACAATGCCTTGTTGCGTGTTTCCAACAAGCTCGACGAAGTACCTGAATATCCTGATGATGTGGACAGGCCCATCATTTCTGCCACCGGCGCGTCCACGTCTCCAGTCATCTGGCTGATTCTGGAGACGCTGCCGGGAAACGATCAGGATATCACCACATACCTGACCTATTTTGAAAACGACATCCGACAATATATCGAGCGCGTGAACGGCGTGGCCGATCTGTTCGTAGGCGGTGGGCGGGAAGACGAGATGCATATCATCGTCGATCCCGTGAAGCTGGCCTCGTACAACCTGACCGTCACCGAACTCATAGACGTCCTGAAAAGCGAAAACGTGTCGCTTTCAGCAGGCACCCTCGGCGTGGGACGCCGGGATTACCGTATTCGTACGCCAGCCGAGTTCAAGACCCCTGAAGATATTCAGTCGGTCGTGATTTCGTCGTCCGGCCAGTTCCGCGTGACCCTTGGCGATGTCGCCACTGTGGCCCGCGGCAACGAGAAAGCCACGGTCGCCATGCTCTACAATGGAAAGACCGGCATGGTCGTCGGCATCAAGCCGGAGCCGGGAACCAACGTCCTGGCCATGACCGATGAAGTCCATAAGGTTATTGAGGATCTCAACGCCGGTCCTCTGGCTGAAAAAGGCGTTCATTTCAACTGGGTGTATGATCAGCGTCCGTATATCAACGGCGCCATCGACCTGGTGCAGAACAATATCATCATCGGTTCCATTCTGGCCATCGTGGTGCTGTTCGTTTTTCTCCAGTCATTCAGTTCCACCATTATCGTCGCCGTCAGTATCCCGGTGTCCATCATCGGCGCGTTCATCATGTTCGCGGCAGCGGGGCGGTCCCTCAACATCGTGTCCATGGCAGGTATCTCCTTTGCCGTGGGTATGTTGGTGGATAACGCCATTGTCGTGCTCGAAAACGTGGACCGACATCGACATATGGGTAAATCCGCCTTCAGGGCCGCCTATGACGGAACCAATGAAGTGTGGGGGGCAGTGCTCGCCTCCACGCTGACCACTGTGGCAGTCTTCCTGCCTGTTGTTTTCATGGAACAGGAGGCCGGGCAGTTGTTCAAGGACATCGCCATTGCCGTGACCTGTGCCATCGCTCTGTCTCTCTTCGTGTCCGTCCTGGTTATCCCCATGCTTGCCAATCAGTTCTATGGCATTGCCGAGCGTAAGCAAGGTAAACGAAAAGCTGCCGACGGCCCCAGAAAACCTGCTGGCCTGTCCATTGCCAAGGCCGCGCTCAAGCCGTTGACCGCCATTGGTGGCAAGATGGCTGACGGTATCACCGCGCTCCTGCGGTTGTCCCTTGCCAACTGGGTGAATCGGTTGGTCACGATTGTCTGCCTGACAGCGATGTCCGTGCTCATGGTGGTGACCATGTTTCCGAAGATGGAGTACCTGCCGCAGGGCAACCGTAACCTGGTGCTCAATATTCTGATCCCGCCGCCGGGACTCTCCTATCAGGAACGGTTCGACATCGGTAAGCATGTCTTTAACGAGGTTGAGCCGTATATGGGTAAGCGTGTGGGCGATATCCCCGGCATAGAAAGCATGTTCTTCGTGTCTGCGCCGACCATCAACCTGTTTGGCGCCATCTCCACTGAAGAGCAGAATGCTTCCGGACTGATCCCGCTGTTCATGCGTGTTCTCAACTCCATTCCCGGCATGTTCGGGGTGTCGCTTCAGGCGTCCATCTTTGAACAGGGACTGGGTGAAGGCCGTGTCATCAACGTTGATTTCTCCGGTGAAAACCTGGATCAGCTGGTGGCGGCCGCCGGGACCATGTTCGGCATGACCAGCCAGGCCATTCAGGGGGCGCAGATCAGACCGATTCCGTCTCTTGAGCTGCTTTATCCCGAGGTCCGGTTTCATCCGTATCGTGACCGCGTCAAGGCCGTGGGGCTGACTTCTTCCGACCTGGGCACTGCCTTGGATGTCATTCTGGATGGTCGCACCATCGGTGACTTCAAGGAAGAGGGTAAAAAGAAAATCGATCTGGTACTCAAAGGGTCCACAAGGGATGTGGCCACTCCAGAGGAACTTTATTCCCAACTGGTGGCAACGCCCAAGGGCTGGGCCGTGCCGTTGTCTTCTCTGGCCGACATGGAAAACACCTACGGTGTGACCCAGATTCGCCATTTGGAGCGGAAACGTACCATCACCCTGCAGGTCACGCCGCCTACTGACATGCCGCTCCAGAGCGCCATGGAAGTCATTGAGCAGCAGCTTATACCCGGCGTGCAGAAGACCGGTCTGATGGAAGGGGTGTCCGTGCGCCTGTCCGGTGCGGCCGACAAGTTGACCGTGACCCGCGACGCGTTGAAGTGGAACTTCATCCTGGCGCTCATCATCACCTATCTGCTCATGTCCGCGCTGTTCGAGAACTTCATCTACCCGCTGATCATTCTGTTTACCGTGCCGCTGGCCGGTGCAGGTGGATTCCTCGGATTGTGGCTGGAGAATATCTTCATTGCGCAGCAGCCTCTGGATATTCTGACCATGCTCGGGTTTGTCATCCTGATCGGCGTGGTCGTGAACAACGCCATCCTTATCGTCCATCAGTCGTTGGGGAACATCCGTG
- a CDS encoding efflux RND transporter periplasmic adaptor subunit, which translates to MIRFRIFYCVLALLAVIATPALAQKGGERPPSPVVVDKVTSGDMAPQTEFIGTVYFTEISNVAAEVEGKLVTLNVQDGQRVKSGQPLVQLSFDLLNQSIANAKALMDQAQADYELAKRENQRTTTLYKSRTVAEGEYDSKRLAALSAEKRTIAAKAILNRLQVERSKKTIRAPFDGVVLERKAFRGEWVSTGTVVAVVARDDEFDVVVNAPREAFGVVKPGLKVAIKVADKEIPGTVFAAIPKGDVATRTFPVKIRVKNDGSLAEGMEARVVLPKGLGGTTLIVPRDAIISSRGQMVVWAVIDGKAAPMPVYVVGYRGMEAGVKSKVLKEGMDVVVKGNERLRPDQPVAAQPVQKK; encoded by the coding sequence ATGATACGTTTTCGCATTTTTTATTGTGTTTTAGCGTTGCTTGCAGTGATTGCAACTCCGGCCCTGGCCCAGAAAGGCGGTGAACGTCCGCCATCTCCTGTGGTGGTGGACAAGGTCACCAGCGGAGATATGGCTCCCCAGACAGAGTTTATCGGCACGGTGTATTTTACTGAGATATCCAATGTCGCCGCAGAGGTGGAAGGCAAGCTCGTGACCCTGAACGTGCAGGATGGTCAGCGCGTCAAAAGCGGGCAGCCGCTGGTACAGCTTTCCTTCGACCTGTTGAATCAGTCCATTGCCAATGCCAAGGCGTTGATGGATCAGGCGCAGGCCGATTACGAACTGGCCAAGAGAGAGAACCAGCGGACGACGACCTTGTACAAGAGCCGCACCGTGGCCGAGGGCGAGTACGATTCCAAGCGCCTGGCTGCCCTGTCCGCCGAGAAGCGGACCATTGCGGCCAAGGCCATTCTCAATCGGTTGCAGGTTGAGCGGTCCAAGAAAACCATCCGTGCTCCCTTTGACGGTGTGGTGCTCGAGCGTAAGGCCTTTCGTGGTGAGTGGGTCTCCACCGGGACAGTCGTGGCTGTTGTGGCCCGTGACGATGAGTTCGATGTGGTGGTCAACGCCCCGCGCGAAGCTTTTGGCGTGGTCAAGCCCGGTTTGAAGGTCGCTATCAAGGTTGCGGACAAGGAAATCCCCGGTACGGTCTTTGCGGCCATTCCCAAGGGCGATGTGGCCACCCGCACGTTCCCGGTCAAGATTCGTGTGAAGAACGATGGCTCACTGGCTGAGGGTATGGAAGCCCGCGTTGTTTTGCCCAAGGGGTTGGGAGGCACGACGCTGATCGTCCCTCGTGATGCCATTATTTCCTCACGCGGACAGATGGTTGTCTGGGCCGTGATCGACGGCAAGGCCGCTCCCATGCCCGTCTATGTCGTCGGGTATCGTGGCATGGAGGCCGGGGTAAAGTCCAAGGTCCTCAAGGAAGGCATGGACGTCGTGGTCAAGGGGAACGAGCGGTTGCGTCCCGATCAACCTGTGGCCGCACAGCCGGTTCAGAAGAAATAG
- a CDS encoding MarR family winged helix-turn-helix transcriptional regulator has product MSVDKLNPREALGFLSWKVSRLFINELTTRFIDEGMDITVEQCRVLIPLAQVDGLSQGRLCNVLSQEKTGVSRLVVALEKRGLVRREASKEDRRVKHIFITDAGRELVEPAVDTILENYSNLVRGIDPEELAICKRVLWQILEPTLDEACRGEGAGR; this is encoded by the coding sequence ATGTCCGTAGACAAACTGAATCCGCGTGAGGCTCTGGGCTTTCTGTCATGGAAAGTTTCCAGGCTCTTTATTAATGAACTGACCACCAGGTTTATCGACGAAGGCATGGACATTACCGTAGAGCAGTGCCGTGTTCTTATCCCCTTGGCCCAGGTAGACGGTTTGAGCCAGGGGCGGTTGTGCAATGTCCTGTCTCAGGAGAAGACCGGGGTCAGCCGATTGGTTGTCGCCCTTGAAAAACGGGGGCTGGTCCGGCGCGAGGCAAGTAAGGAAGACCGTCGGGTCAAACATATTTTTATCACTGATGCAGGGCGCGAACTGGTGGAGCCAGCCGTTGATACCATTCTTGAAAATTATTCGAATCTGGTTCGGGGAATTGATCCTGAAGAGTTGGCAATATGCAAGCGTGTTCTGTGGCAGATTCTGGAGCCGACCCTGGATGAAGCCTGTCGAGGGGAAGGGGCGGGCCGATAG
- a CDS encoding UvrD-helicase domain-containing protein: protein MERFTADLHIHSRFSRATSKKLTIRNLAAWGRLKGLTVLGTGDFTHPEWLAEIEEQLQDNGKGLFTLKNPGGLENEIPSFDGTIPGRVRFMLQTEISSIYKRGGKVRKVHNLVYMPNLDAVKRFNEKLGQVGNLASDGRPILGLDSRDLMDMVLECHPQAFLVPAHIWTPWFSLFGSKSGFDSIRECYGDYSDEIFAMETGLSSDPEMNWTWSELDRIKLISNSDAHSGEKLGREANLFRGEISYEGIYRALRSEGLGHKFLGTVEFFPEEGKYHLDGHRKCGVVLDPHETIARDGICPVCGKPVTVGVYNRVLELADRQEPVKPAGAANFVSMIPLKEILSEVVGVGPNSKKVNTLYMKLIKEFGNEMDILQRVPPEDLNKYSCYLGEGLSRMREGQVIRKSGFDGEFGVISVFSEKERSQIKNGGTLVAIERPEARRDIGETALSCPTFSKPKTDVHPITYNAAQRSAIDAGPGPVLVLAGPGTGKTQTLMGRIDRLIDESVPPKRILALTFTRRAAQELRERIRQLRGEDADTPQAGTLHSLCFDYWKHVYSDTPIVLPEAAAKKLFAEVNPEFAGKNLDHYWNKYILAREQLSGLPDDLAEAHINYGNQKNHWDLVDYTDLLEFMLEQSDAPTFRLPYTDVLVDEVQDLTPLQLAAIKGIAKKDGTGLFCIGDPKQSIYGFRGAVSDVESRLKELWSDMQPITLTENYRSGQTILDCSGALFPDADKLNANLDIKATVHLFEGPDGLREATWISDKIKGLIGATSHSISDQEGGGELAPGDIAVLVRFKALIPVIEKALKRAGIPVSTPELEGFWQEPRVASILKAAEQFLGMTLADSEDVIKLPDHILAKGPVGLAAYLSETPPFDQFFWDSRQFKELKKEFDNRGGWQGLVNWVSLQSELELVRKSVEKVQIMTLHAAKGLEYDAVFMPACEEGILPFAGMDLLTAKVTLTPGRGQRFAEERRLMYVGMTRAKRNLYISRADSRQLYGKTLNLPPSRYLRELPKSLLTKSTLAAKKVTKEKQLGFFD, encoded by the coding sequence ATGGAAAGATTCACCGCCGACCTCCACATCCATTCCCGTTTCTCCCGTGCGACGAGTAAGAAACTGACCATCCGGAACCTCGCAGCCTGGGGCCGACTCAAGGGACTCACGGTTTTGGGAACAGGAGACTTCACCCACCCTGAGTGGTTGGCGGAAATAGAAGAACAACTGCAGGATAACGGCAAAGGGTTGTTCACCCTGAAAAACCCCGGCGGCCTGGAAAACGAGATTCCCTCCTTTGACGGAACAATCCCCGGCCGCGTTCGTTTCATGCTCCAAACGGAGATCAGCTCCATTTATAAAAGAGGCGGCAAAGTGCGCAAGGTGCACAACCTTGTCTACATGCCGAATCTCGACGCGGTAAAACGATTCAACGAAAAGCTCGGCCAGGTGGGCAACCTCGCTTCGGATGGCCGCCCCATTCTGGGGCTCGACTCCCGAGACCTCATGGACATGGTGCTTGAATGCCACCCGCAGGCGTTCCTGGTCCCGGCCCATATCTGGACCCCCTGGTTCTCTCTGTTCGGCTCCAAATCCGGCTTTGATTCCATCCGAGAATGTTATGGCGACTATTCTGATGAGATCTTTGCCATGGAAACCGGCCTTTCCTCCGACCCGGAAATGAACTGGACCTGGAGCGAGTTGGACCGCATCAAGCTTATCTCAAACTCCGACGCCCACTCCGGGGAAAAACTGGGGCGCGAAGCCAATCTCTTCAGAGGCGAAATTTCATACGAAGGCATTTACCGGGCTTTGCGCAGCGAAGGGCTGGGCCACAAATTTCTCGGCACGGTGGAATTCTTCCCGGAGGAAGGCAAGTATCACCTTGACGGCCACCGCAAATGCGGCGTTGTACTGGACCCACACGAGACCATTGCCCGCGACGGCATCTGTCCGGTCTGCGGCAAGCCCGTAACCGTGGGCGTCTATAACCGGGTGCTTGAACTGGCCGACCGGCAGGAACCTGTCAAACCAGCCGGTGCCGCCAATTTCGTTTCCATGATTCCGCTCAAGGAGATCCTGTCCGAAGTGGTGGGAGTAGGACCGAACTCCAAGAAAGTAAACACGCTCTACATGAAACTCATCAAGGAATTCGGCAACGAAATGGATATCCTCCAGCGCGTCCCGCCCGAAGACCTGAACAAATACTCCTGTTATCTTGGCGAGGGACTGTCCCGCATGCGCGAAGGACAGGTCATTCGAAAATCCGGCTTTGACGGTGAATTCGGCGTCATCTCGGTTTTTTCGGAAAAAGAACGATCCCAGATCAAGAACGGAGGCACATTGGTGGCCATAGAACGCCCGGAGGCTCGACGGGATATCGGTGAAACAGCCTTGTCCTGCCCAACTTTTTCCAAACCCAAGACTGATGTACACCCCATCACTTACAATGCCGCCCAACGATCGGCCATTGACGCCGGCCCCGGCCCGGTTCTGGTTCTTGCAGGTCCCGGTACAGGTAAAACACAGACGCTCATGGGCCGCATAGATCGGCTCATCGACGAAAGCGTTCCCCCAAAGCGCATCCTGGCCCTGACCTTCACCCGCCGGGCTGCTCAGGAACTGCGTGAACGCATCCGTCAACTGCGCGGAGAAGACGCGGACACGCCGCAGGCCGGGACACTCCACTCCCTCTGCTTCGACTACTGGAAGCATGTCTACTCCGACACGCCGATCGTCCTGCCCGAAGCCGCTGCAAAAAAACTTTTCGCCGAGGTAAATCCCGAATTCGCGGGCAAGAACCTCGATCATTACTGGAACAAATACATCTTGGCACGCGAACAGCTTTCCGGGTTGCCCGACGATCTGGCCGAAGCACACATCAACTACGGCAACCAGAAAAACCACTGGGATCTGGTCGACTACACCGACCTGCTCGAATTCATGCTGGAGCAGTCCGATGCTCCCACGTTCCGCCTGCCCTACACCGATGTACTCGTGGATGAAGTGCAGGACCTCACTCCCCTGCAACTTGCTGCCATCAAAGGCATTGCCAAGAAAGACGGGACGGGCCTGTTCTGCATCGGCGACCCCAAACAGTCCATCTACGGATTCCGGGGTGCGGTTTCGGATGTGGAGAGCCGGCTCAAGGAACTGTGGAGCGACATGCAGCCCATCACCCTGACCGAGAACTACCGGTCCGGGCAGACGATTCTTGACTGTTCAGGCGCATTGTTCCCTGACGCTGACAAGCTCAACGCCAACCTCGACATCAAGGCCACGGTTCACCTCTTTGAGGGGCCGGACGGATTGCGCGAAGCGACCTGGATCAGCGACAAGATCAAAGGCCTCATCGGCGCCACCAGTCACTCCATCTCCGATCAGGAAGGCGGCGGCGAATTGGCACCCGGCGACATCGCCGTGCTGGTCCGTTTCAAGGCGCTCATCCCGGTCATCGAGAAAGCGCTCAAACGCGCTGGCATTCCGGTATCCACCCCTGAACTGGAAGGATTCTGGCAGGAACCCCGCGTGGCGAGCATTCTGAAAGCAGCGGAACAGTTCCTTGGAATGACCCTGGCCGATTCCGAAGACGTGATAAAACTGCCGGACCATATCCTGGCCAAAGGGCCTGTGGGATTGGCCGCCTACCTGAGCGAAACCCCGCCGTTCGATCAATTTTTCTGGGACAGTCGCCAGTTTAAGGAACTGAAAAAGGAATTTGACAACCGCGGCGGCTGGCAAGGACTGGTCAACTGGGTCTCCCTGCAATCGGAACTGGAACTGGTCCGCAAGTCCGTGGAAAAAGTCCAGATCATGACGCTGCATGCAGCCAAGGGCCTGGAGTACGATGCCGTATTCATGCCGGCCTGTGAAGAAGGTATTCTGCCGTTCGCGGGCATGGACCTGCTCACGGCCAAGGTCACGCTGACTCCGGGCCGGGGCCAACGGTTCGCAGAGGAACGCCGACTCATGTATGTCGGCATGACCCGCGCCAAACGGAATCTCTACATCAGCCGCGCGGATTCCCGACAACTCTATGGCAAGACCCTGAACCTGCCCCCGTCCAGATATTTACGGGAGCTGCCCAAATCCCTGCTGACCAAATCCACCCTGGCTGCCAAAAAAGTGACCAAGGAAAAACAGCTCGGTTTTTTTGATTAG
- the cbiR gene encoding cobamide remodeling phosphodiesterase CbiR, with protein MPDISKSSPDRNRENSAQTVPVSVADVQKRMGLDFPFTLAAPSFVLPAGVAENSLFLAQYFPEIALLFFEADACLAYTEDDLPPHLSELDCSWHVHMPLDFDWSLGLDVIWRKIEGLIDKAAFLSPRAYVLHPPTAPDMLLPLAARLRDKGVAPASFLIENIRGHSLTPIWEEILAGGFSTCLDIGHILAYSQQDVLNLPHLWETVRMLHVYGEEKKMKHWPLSHLSEEGKSTLRTLLENAPSATVTLEVFNQNGLFASLNQLGQWMSEWSHKK; from the coding sequence ATGCCTGACATTTCCAAATCCTCGCCTGATCGCAACAGGGAAAATTCTGCGCAGACTGTCCCCGTTTCCGTCGCTGATGTGCAAAAACGGATGGGCCTGGACTTTCCGTTCACCCTTGCCGCGCCATCCTTTGTGCTTCCAGCCGGTGTAGCGGAGAACAGCCTCTTTCTGGCGCAATATTTCCCGGAAATCGCGCTGCTTTTTTTCGAAGCAGACGCCTGTCTTGCGTATACCGAAGACGACCTGCCCCCTCATCTGTCCGAACTGGACTGCTCGTGGCACGTCCATATGCCGCTGGATTTTGACTGGTCACTGGGGCTGGATGTCATCTGGCGCAAGATTGAGGGGCTTATCGACAAGGCCGCCTTCCTTTCACCCAGAGCCTATGTGCTGCACCCGCCCACTGCACCGGACATGCTCCTGCCACTGGCAGCCAGATTGCGCGACAAGGGTGTGGCTCCGGCCAGCTTTCTGATCGAAAATATCCGAGGCCACAGCTTGACGCCCATTTGGGAGGAAATCCTGGCTGGTGGCTTCTCCACCTGCCTGGATATCGGCCATATTCTCGCGTATAGCCAACAGGACGTGCTGAATTTACCCCATTTATGGGAAACCGTGCGTATGTTGCATGTCTATGGCGAGGAAAAAAAAATGAAGCACTGGCCGCTGTCCCACCTCTCCGAGGAGGGCAAATCAACGTTGCGAACCCTGCTTGAGAATGCGCCTTCAGCCACGGTGACCCTTGAAGTCTTTAACCAAAATGGGCTTTTCGCATCCCTGAATCAACTCGGACAATGGATGTCCGAATGGAGCCATAAAAAATGA
- a CDS encoding bifunctional adenosylcobinamide kinase/adenosylcobinamide-phosphate guanylyltransferase has product MIILVLGGNKSGKSDFALDLLADAPDPGVFIATGKAKDLEFREQIRQHRTNRASEIEVIEVSEDLPQTLRQDKLPFPSVLVDSLDYWLFACREAGQEAEKLQEFMEVLENWGDGTLILVSCETGLGPLPAGSAVRAFVRSLGALNQRIAVVADQVFLVAAGLPLTLKQG; this is encoded by the coding sequence ATGATCATCCTGGTACTCGGAGGGAACAAGTCAGGCAAATCCGACTTCGCCCTTGATTTATTGGCTGACGCACCCGATCCGGGGGTGTTTATTGCTACAGGAAAGGCAAAAGATCTCGAATTCAGAGAGCAAATACGTCAACACCGCACAAATAGGGCCTCTGAAATTGAGGTAATCGAAGTTTCCGAAGACTTGCCACAGACGCTGAGACAGGATAAATTGCCGTTTCCATCCGTGCTTGTTGATAGCTTGGACTACTGGCTTTTCGCCTGTCGAGAAGCGGGCCAGGAGGCGGAAAAGTTACAAGAATTCATGGAAGTTCTTGAGAATTGGGGTGATGGCACCCTGATACTGGTCTCGTGTGAGACAGGACTTGGACCGCTGCCAGCCGGCAGTGCGGTTCGAGCTTTTGTGCGGAGCCTCGGCGCGCTCAATCAGCGCATCGCAGTTGTCGCTGACCAGGTCTTTCTGGTTGCGGCAGGGCTACCGTTAACCCTGAAACAGGGATAG
- a CDS encoding DHH family phosphoesterase, protein MALFRQLDEQVEQLLELFNKDDNWLIAINADPDALGSALALRRMMARKVNAVAIAQINEIKRPDNLSMIRYCRIPTQKLIPNLAAQYNKFALIDSQPHHNPEFKPFDFSVVIDHHPIAPDNPVEADFVDIRPKYGSVCTMMTEYLYNMKIRPAKLLATALMYGIRCDTRTFERKFIDADMAAFKYLSKYSDSKLMNRISRSEFHLDWMRYFSRAFYNLRRIGHGLFAHCGNVENPDILVIVADFFTRVHNVPWVVVSGTSDEKLVCILRGDGLRRDMGTMAQKLMAGLGSAGGHKQAARAEVEIEELNGEDPEIFMLKRLGRISKRTIRRI, encoded by the coding sequence GTGGCACTTTTTCGACAGTTGGATGAACAGGTCGAGCAACTCCTCGAGCTCTTCAACAAAGACGACAACTGGCTTATAGCAATAAACGCGGACCCGGATGCCCTGGGTTCTGCACTCGCCCTAAGGCGAATGATGGCACGCAAGGTCAACGCCGTAGCAATTGCTCAGATCAATGAAATCAAACGACCGGACAACCTGTCCATGATCCGCTACTGCCGCATACCCACGCAGAAACTCATTCCCAATCTCGCGGCCCAGTACAACAAATTCGCTCTCATCGACTCTCAGCCCCATCACAATCCCGAGTTCAAGCCATTCGATTTTTCCGTAGTCATCGACCATCATCCCATTGCCCCGGACAATCCGGTGGAAGCGGATTTTGTGGACATTCGGCCCAAATACGGCTCTGTCTGCACCATGATGACCGAGTATCTCTACAACATGAAGATTCGCCCGGCAAAACTGCTGGCCACGGCGCTCATGTACGGTATCCGCTGCGACACCCGCACCTTTGAGCGCAAGTTCATTGATGCGGACATGGCCGCCTTCAAATACCTGAGCAAATATTCCGATTCAAAACTCATGAATCGCATCAGTCGCAGCGAGTTCCATCTCGACTGGATGCGCTATTTCTCCCGCGCTTTCTATAATCTGCGCCGCATCGGTCACGGCCTGTTCGCACATTGCGGCAACGTTGAAAACCCGGATATTCTGGTTATTGTCGCTGATTTCTTCACCCGTGTTCACAATGTCCCCTGGGTCGTTGTTTCCGGCACGTCGGACGAGAAGCTCGTCTGCATCCTGCGTGGAGACGGTCTCCGACGCGACATGGGTACCATGGCGCAAAAACTCATGGCCGGACTCGGCTCTGCCGGTGGCCACAAGCAGGCTGCCCGCGCCGAAGTGGAAATCGAAGAGCTCAATGGAGAAGACCCGGAAATCTTCATGCTCAAGCGCCTCGGGCGCATTTCCAAGCGCACCATACGCCGTATCTGA